The Bradyrhizobium sp. CCBAU 53340 nucleotide sequence AACGCTTCAGTTGAGCCAACAAGCATCATTCCGTCTGCGGCGAGCTTCCTGAAGTCGACCGTGTATCCCCCACGGGCCCCACTGACGGAGATCGTTACGTGCTCGGTACCGCGAACTCTTGCTTCATTATCCCACTTTCCCAAGACGCCGAGCCACCAGCAGAAGTCGTAGCCGCGGTAGGAGCGCGGGGGGCGTTCGTGGGGGCCCACGGAGAGATAGACCTTCCGATCAGAGCGCAGAAGTTCGTCTGCGATCTGGCTTCCGGAAGATCCTGCGCCAACAACCAACACGGCCCCTCTAGGCAACTGCTCCGGGTTTCGGTAGTCGCTCGAGTGAATTTGGACGACTCCAATGTCCTGCGGTACTACTTGAGGTATTGTCGGAATCTGGAATGGACCGATCGCTGCAACTACGTTATTTGCCTCCAACGTCCCTTGCGAGGTTTCCACTCGAAAGCCCAATCGTCCCTCGTTCCGTTGTACGGCCGTAACCTCCACCCCACAGCGCACCGGCGCGGCAATCTTCTTTGCGTAGGCAACGAAATAGTCCGCGATCTCCTCCTTACCCGGGAACGCATCAGGGTGCGTCTGAAATGTTAGGCCGGGGAAACGGTCATGCCACGCGGGACCATTAGCCACCAGCGAGTCCCACCGGGCTGTTCGCCATCTCTCCGCGATCCGGTGCCTTTCCAAGACGACGTGAGGAATACCAGCCGAAGTCAGATGTTCACTCATAGCCAGCCCTGCCTGACCGGCTCCGATCACGATCGTATCTACTACTTCTAATGACATCTCTGTATCCATTTCTAATTCGATTGAGTGATCGCGTCGAACATGGAGGAAATCCGGTTCGAGAGTTTGGAGGCGAGCATGATCATGTGGGATTATGTCGGAGCGCTTAGGCCTGCATCTATGCGCCGCAGAAGCTGTTCTGAAACTGAGCGCGGAGTTGCAACATGATGGCATCATACCGCTATGGAATTAGCGACTATCCGTGCGCTTGATACAACCGCCATCCCATTCAGGTTGTGGCCATTGCGGCTCGCCGGCGCTAATAAGGCTCGATGTGAACCATTGCGGGTTCGGGCAAATACATCACGGAATCCGACCAGGCCGTCCCTCATGGAAATAGACCTCGCGTATTCTTGGCGCCCCGCACCCGCTCGACGCCTATGGCCATGGCCGCCGTGCGATTGAACACCTTGTCGCGGCTCGCCCTCGCCACCATCCGATCGAACGCTCGATCGAGAATCTGGTATTCGCGTCGTACTACTTCCTCCTCTTCCCAGAAGAGTTGTTGCAGATCCTGCACCCATTCGAAATAGCTCACCACTACCCCGCCGGAATTGCACAGAATATCCGGGATCAGGAAGATCTCATTCTGTCGCTGCGTAAGAACCAGATCGGCTTCCGGTGTCGTCGGCCCATTGGCCCCTTCAGCGACAATACGGCAACGCAGCTTCGTGGCGACAGCAGCGTCGATGACCCGCTCCATCGCGGCTGGCACAAGAACATCACAAGACAGCGTGAGGACTTCCTGCGGATCGAAGGCTAGTTCACTCGAATACCCCGAGAGACTGCCATGTGTTGCCGCATGTACCACGAGTTCTGGAATGTTGAGGCCGGAAGCGCAGTAGAGCGCGCCGGTGTGGTCGCTGACGGCGATCACTTTAACGCCCATATGGTGAAGCTCAAGTGCGGCGATCGAGCCGACATTTCCGAAGCCCTGCACAGCAGCCGTTGCATGGTTCAGATTGATGCCCTGTTCGTTCATCACGCGGCGCGTCAGATGCGCGACGCCCCGCCCTGTCGCCTCGCGGCGTCCCAATGTCCCTCCGGCGCTGACCGGTTTACCGGTAACGATCTCCGTCACGGTCCGGCCCTGATACATCGAATAGGTGTCCATAAACCACGCCATCACCTGCTCGTTGGTCCCCATATCGGGGGCCATGACATCAGTGTGAGGGCCAACGAAGGGGATCATCTCCTGCATGTAGCGGCGTGATAATGCCTCTAGTTCGCGCCTTGATAGATTCGATGGATCGACGCTGATGCCGCCCTTGGCGCCACCATAGGGCAAGCCGGTTAGGGCGCACTTCCAACTCATCCAGATCGCAAGCGCAGCAACCTCGCCGAGGTCCACACTAGCCGCGAAGCGCGTGCCGCCTTTCGTAGGTCCTAGCGTGAGGTGATGCTGAACTCGATACCCTTCAAAAACCGCCGTCGTGCCGTCGTCTCGATGAATAGGACAAGATACAGTGATCGCGCGCTTTGGTATTAACAAGCGCGCCCTCGCGTCCTGCGGCACAGACAGGTGATCAGCGATCACTTCGAACTGTTGTACGGCCATGTCAAAGACAGGTCCACTGTATGTGGTCACGTTTGCTCCATTGTACTCGATCGAAACCGGATCGGACGGCGGATAGCTACCATTCGAAGTATTCCCGCCGCTGTAAGAGGCAAGCAAGCCCCTTCAGCGAGGTCGTTATGCTGAATTTCAACGAGATTCGATGAGCTGAGCGCTCAAGGTAGGTCGAAATGCCCTTGGACGGATGCCTTGCGGAAAACAACGTTCCCTTGCTTTTAGACACCTGCTGTCGCTGGATAGGGAAAACAACAAGCACTACACGAGAGCGGAGACATCAATTGTGTACATTCGCCTCCGTCTCTCGTGATAGGAGTCGATGCAAACGCACTTCCCATCGCGGCTCCACCTTGGGTGAAGATCACACCGGTTCTCTTTAGCCAGAGTTGGATCAGTATAAAAGCTTCCGAGGTCGAGCCGGACTTCATTGTTGGCATCGAAAAGGAAGAGATCACGCAGGTTGGTCTCGGAATGCGGATACGTATCGCTCAAAAGCCAGCGCATATTCACAGGTGAATAGGACATGTGTCCGTTCTCTCTTAGGAGGCCGTCGCCAATAGTCTGGACTAAGCCATTGTGCGCGTCTTGGTAAACCTGATAGTTTATACGTCCGGCGTGAGGTCCCCAGACGACGATGCTGCTATCATCCCGCCATAACGGGTGAGAGATCTGGTATTCGGACTTTTCGTAGTCGTAGGTACCTACGGCCTTTGAATCGAACCGCCGAGCCAGCTGCGGCAATGGATGATCAGAGCATTCAAGGAGACGTAAGTTGCTTCCATCCGGATCCATTGTGATCAAGCGATGCAAGAAGCAGGTCTCGTCTTCAACACGCTCTGTCCATCGGTGAAGGAAGAGCACACGTGTTGATGACGGATTTATCTCAATATGGCTCACCCAATGAATTGCCTTATCCATGGATGGCTTATGAGCAAGCTCGTAAAGTTGGCGGTAACTGACAACGAGTGTCGAGTCGCCGCTTGCAATGTCGAGGCGCCAAATGCCATCATCGTCCGGTGCATTATCCAGTGGAAGCCGTCCCGCGAGTGCGCAGTAGCCGATCGTCTCATGCGTTTTGTAGAGACGTCGATAGTCAATGCACATCGCGAATTTGCTGTTCGCGGCTACGACGTAAATCGGGATATTGAGATCGCGAGTGCGCCCCGTATCCACGTCGGTAATCCGCGCACCGATGTTGGGATACGGGCCACCCGCGTCGTGCGACGTACGAATATTGTAGATTATGTTACGGCCAGGCATGCCGGTGAGCCATTGTAGTTGGCTCCCCATTTGCCAGTTCCAGGCTTGGGTTCGATCAACCAGCCGAAACTCACGCGCTTCATCAAAATAACCGACATTGCAGCCGCTATTTCTGCCAATGCGGAAGTTAGGTTCATCGACTTGGTGGCCTAGGATAAGGCGACCCTGCCCGTCCCACGGCGTCTTATTATAGTAACCAAAAAAGAAGTTGTAATCCTGACCACCAAGTCGTGTGATGCTGACTCTTTCGTTGATAGTTGAAGGGGACATTGCTCCTCACAGAGTCGTCGTGGTCGATTGCCCAAATGGCATGACGCCTAGTAGGCCTTATTGGTGATGAATCTGGTATTGAGATAGCCTTCAGTTGATTCTAGGCCACCCTCGGAACCGTACCCAGACTCTTTGACGCCGCCAAAGGGCGTTTCCGGCAAGGCAAGGCCCAGGTGGTTGATGCTGAGCATACCGACCTCAAGATTCTCCGCCAGGAACTGAGCGTTCGCCGATGATTCCGTGAAGGCATATCCGGCGAGCCCGAAGGGCAATCGGTTAGCCTCTGCAACAGCTTCATTTGGATTGTCAAAGCCGCTAATGAGCGCGATTGGGCAGAATGGCTCATCGTTCATGACTCGCATCGATGGATCGACATTCGCAAGTACTGTTGGCTGCCTGAATGTTCCGCGAGTAAATAAGCTCTCGCCGCCGCACATGAGCTTTGCGCCTCGCTGCCTCGCGTCGTCCACAAATTGATCGAAGAGTTTCCCTCTGCGTTCGTTCGCGAGGGGGCCCATCTGCGTTGTCGCATCCAGACCGTTGCCAACGACAAGCGATTGTGTCTTTTCAACAAAAGCTGCGACGAACTCATGATAAACATCGTTGTGTACCATAAACCGCGTCGGCGCGGCGCAGGTTTGACCGGCGTTGCGATACTTGCCTGAAACGAGCAGCGCCGCGGCTGAGGATATGTCGGCGTCTTTGAAGACAATCGCCGGCCCATGCCCGCCGAGTTCCATCGTCGTCCTCTTCATCTGCTCGCCCGAGAGCGCAGCTAGATGTTTTCCAACCGGAACAGAGCCGGTGAAGGAGATCTTCCGAATCGCCGGGTGGGCAATCAGGTGCCGCGATATTTCATCGGGAGTGCCGTATGCGAGCTGGACAACACCTGTTGGAATGCCAGCATCGACAAGTGACGTGATGATTGCCGCGGCAGATCGTGGCACCTCTTCCGAGGCCTTGACGATCACGGAGCATCCGGCAGCCAACGCTGGAGCAAGCTTCTTCGCGACTTGGCTCGCGGGGAAATTCCACGGGGTGAACGCAGCAACCGGGCCTACTGGAGCACGTACGACATATTGCGCAACGCCTGCTGCACGCGACGGTATCACGCGCCCATAGAGCCGCCTTCCCTCTTCAGCAGCCCATTCGAAGGCATCGGCGCAACTCGCGATCTCCGCTCGCGCTTCCAAAAGAGGCTTACCTTGCTCCAAGGTGAGAACATGGGCGATGGACTCTAGTCGATCGCGGAGCAGGCCAGCTGCCTTACGTAGCGTAACTCCGCGTTCCACCGCGGGCGTTCTCCGCCAAACATGGAACGCCTTCTCGGCGGACGCAGCTGCACGGTCGAGATCGGCCACCGTCGCCTTAGCGACGTGACCGATCTCCTCGTCAGTTGCTGGATTAAAGATCGGGATCGTTTGCTTCTCAGAGCCGGAGCACCATTCTCCGTCAATAAAGAGGAGCGTATTCTCATATTTCATGTGTTCCCCGCAAGTCATCCGTTATTAAAGCGTCCATTCAAATAGACCAGCGGAGACGCATCGTGGAGACCGATCTCGATGACATCGCCAACGATTATGACGTGATCGCCGCCATCAAAGCTGCTGTTCAGGTGACAGATAATATATGAGGCGACGTCCTGGATAATTGGTAATCGATTTAGACCTTCTCGATAGGAAATCGCCGAAAACTTATCTGTCCCCTTCTTTGCAAACGTCATCGCAATGCGCTCTTGGGATGAGGAGAGCATGTTGATGCAAAACCACCCTGTCGAAGTGATGGCGGGGAGCGAGTTCGACTTTCTGTCGATGCATATCAGGTATTGCAGGGGGCTGATCGATAGGCTGACGACGGCGCTCATCGTGGTGCCGAAAAGCGCTCCGTGACTATCGACTGCAGTTACGACGGCGATTCCAGAGGCCCACTTCCGCGACACTTCTCGAAATGTTTCGGGCGTCGCTGTGGCAATGGCGCGACCTGCATCGATCATCTAATGGACCCTCCTTTGAGGTACCAGCGAAAGCATGATAGCGGTGGCGAAGGACGGCCCCGTCCACAGCGAACAAAGACGTATCATTGCCATTGGCCTTCATCCAATTGAGATACTGAAGGCATGTATTCGGATCAGGCATAGTTGCACCAAACTCGCATGTTCCGCGCGCGGCGCGCAGCGCGCTGATTGCCATTGACCGTTGATTATACTCCTACCAACGCCACTCATCCGTGGTCACGGGCGCCTCAAATGCCAGCTGTGTTAGGCAGCCCGGTGGTCTCCAACGGTCACGATGACCAGGCGACGATGCTTCGGAGTCCCCTACGCAGAATCCGTTCATCCTCGAGCCAAGCCGCTCTCAAACCGCGACGGTAGCCATTCACTCCTCAGAAAAAAGGAGCGCCGACCTCTGAGGCTGGCGGCCGAGTTCGGGAGGGACGCACAGAAGGGCGTAACCGGTATGAGCTCCCACGTCTGCAGTGATCAGCCTGTGCGAGCGTAGCGGGTCGGCATCCAGTACTGACGCATGGCCTCGACGACGTCCGGAATGTCGGCATGGGCGTTGCGCAGGAATTCCTCGGTCTCGCGGCCTTTCCTTGGTGGTCCAAGCAGTGGACGCCCTTGATCGTCGACGCAATGCAGCAGGATGGGCAGGAGCAAGCCGTGGTGTATGTTGCTGACGTCGAGCAGTGGGCCCCAGGCTGATAGTCGCAACCGCATGGCGGCATGGAATCCCTGACACCACGGCCGCGCATCAACGTCGCCATTCGGCTTGCGGCCATGGACCGGTGCGAACCGATGTGGTGCGGTGGAAAGAACATTACTGATGTCGTTGTGGCGCAGCGCGACGGCCGAAATCGCGGCGAACTCCGGCGTGCCGCCATGGTTGAATGCGTCGGCGTCGATGGCGAGCAGCGGACAGATCCAGTCGAGCGGACTCATCGACACCGGCCCGGCCACGATCGCGGCGACATAGCCGTCGAGCATGGGAAGACTGGTGGCGACGGGATGCTGCTCGGCACGAGCCTGTAGCCAAGGCTCAAGTTCGTCGAGCGGCATCGCGGCTGCCGCCATCGATGATGAAGATGATGAACGGCGGCGGCGGGTCATGCGGCCACCCGTGCGCTGAGCTCGCGGGTCGCCTTCCAGTTCCAGGGGAGAAGTTCGTGCAGCTGGTGGCTCTTGGTCTGACCGGAGACGATGCGCTCCAGCACATCGGCCAGATAGGCCTGCGGATCGAGTTCGTGGAGCTTTGCCGTATTGACCAGCGACGCAAGGATTGCCCAGCTCTCGGCGCCGCCCTCGCTGCCGCTGAACAATGAGTTACGGCGCCCCATCGCAATCGGGCGCATTGAACGCTCGACGGTGTTGCTGTCGACCTCGACGCGGCCATCGCGGAGAAATAGCGTCAGTCCGTCCCAGTGATTGAGCGTATAGTTGATGGCCTCCACTAGCTTCGATTGGGAGAACAGGTGGTCGAGCATCGAGGTCAGTCGCGCCTTCAGCACCTCCATCAGCGGTGCGGACCTGGTGCGGCGGGCGGCAAGCCGCTGTTCGGCGCTCAAGCCACGGATCTCGGCCTCGATGGCGTAGACCGCTTGCAGGCGCTCGATCACTTCGTGAGCGAACGGCGACTGCATCGTCTTGTACACCTCGACGAATTTGCGTCGGGCATGCGCGAGACAAAAAGCCAGCTGGATCGCCCCGCCTTGACCGCGGGCAAGCGCTTTGTAGGCGGCATAGCCATCCACCTGCAGAATGCCGGAGAAGCCGGCCAATTGCCCGGCGATCTCCTCGGTGCCGCGGCCATCCGCAAACACATAGGCGACCGCCGGCGGCGATGGGCCACCCCATGGGCGATCATCCATCGCATGCGCCCAGAACTGGCAGATACGAGTGCGATGTCGTCCGGGATCGAGCACCGGCATCGGCGTCTCGTCGCAGAACAGCCGCGGCGAAGCCTGGATCGTCCGCAGCTGAAGCTCATAAAGACTCTTAAGCCACCATGCCGCACGCTTCACCCAGCCGGCGAGCGTCGCGCGG carries:
- a CDS encoding NAD(P)/FAD-dependent oxidoreductase; its protein translation is MSLEVVDTIVIGAGQAGLAMSEHLTSAGIPHVVLERHRIAERWRTARWDSLVANGPAWHDRFPGLTFQTHPDAFPGKEEIADYFVAYAKKIAAPVRCGVEVTAVQRNEGRLGFRVETSQGTLEANNVVAAIGPFQIPTIPQVVPQDIGVVQIHSSDYRNPEQLPRGAVLVVGAGSSGSQIADELLRSDRKVYLSVGPHERPPRSYRGYDFCWWLGVLGKWDNEARVRGTEHVTISVSGARGGYTVDFRKLAADGMMLVGSTEAFEAGNVTFASDLAKNVAMGDASLFTLLDEADEYVRRNGLALPEEPEARRLLPDPDCLMNPQRELNLKTAGVNTIIWATGFSSDYSWLKVKAFDEAGKPEHQRGVSSEPGVYFVGLPWQSRRGSAFIWGVWHDAKYIADRISTRRRYLEHHVVKSEKVDPRKATGGP
- a CDS encoding Glu/Leu/Phe/Val dehydrogenase gives rise to the protein MTTYSGPVFDMAVQQFEVIADHLSVPQDARARLLIPKRAITVSCPIHRDDGTTAVFEGYRVQHHLTLGPTKGGTRFAASVDLGEVAALAIWMSWKCALTGLPYGGAKGGISVDPSNLSRRELEALSRRYMQEMIPFVGPHTDVMAPDMGTNEQVMAWFMDTYSMYQGRTVTEIVTGKPVSAGGTLGRREATGRGVAHLTRRVMNEQGINLNHATAAVQGFGNVGSIAALELHHMGVKVIAVSDHTGALYCASGLNIPELVVHAATHGSLSGYSSELAFDPQEVLTLSCDVLVPAAMERVIDAAVATKLRCRIVAEGANGPTTPEADLVLTQRQNEIFLIPDILCNSGGVVVSYFEWVQDLQQLFWEEEEVVRREYQILDRAFDRMVARASRDKVFNRTAAMAIGVERVRGAKNTRGLFP
- a CDS encoding NAD-dependent succinate-semialdehyde dehydrogenase produces the protein MKYENTLLFIDGEWCSGSEKQTIPIFNPATDEEIGHVAKATVADLDRAAASAEKAFHVWRRTPAVERGVTLRKAAGLLRDRLESIAHVLTLEQGKPLLEARAEIASCADAFEWAAEEGRRLYGRVIPSRAAGVAQYVVRAPVGPVAAFTPWNFPASQVAKKLAPALAAGCSVIVKASEEVPRSAAAIITSLVDAGIPTGVVQLAYGTPDEISRHLIAHPAIRKISFTGSVPVGKHLAALSGEQMKRTTMELGGHGPAIVFKDADISSAAALLVSGKYRNAGQTCAAPTRFMVHNDVYHEFVAAFVEKTQSLVVGNGLDATTQMGPLANERRGKLFDQFVDDARQRGAKLMCGGESLFTRGTFRQPTVLANVDPSMRVMNDEPFCPIALISGFDNPNEAVAEANRLPFGLAGYAFTESSANAQFLAENLEVGMLSINHLGLALPETPFGGVKESGYGSEGGLESTEGYLNTRFITNKAY
- a CDS encoding flavin reductase family protein, translated to MIDAGRAIATATPETFREVSRKWASGIAVVTAVDSHGALFGTTMSAVVSLSISPLQYLICIDRKSNSLPAITSTGWFCINMLSSSQERIAMTFAKKGTDKFSAISYREGLNRLPIIQDVASYIICHLNSSFDGGDHVIIVGDVIEIGLHDASPLVYLNGRFNNG
- a CDS encoding UPF0149 family protein is translated as MTRRRRSSSSSSMAAAAMPLDELEPWLQARAEQHPVATSLPMLDGYVAAIVAGPVSMSPLDWICPLLAIDADAFNHGGTPEFAAISAVALRHNDISNVLSTAPHRFAPVHGRKPNGDVDARPWCQGFHAAMRLRLSAWGPLLDVSNIHHGLLLPILLHCVDDQGRPLLGPPRKGRETEEFLRNAHADIPDVVEAMRQYWMPTRYARTG
- a CDS encoding IS66 family transposase, which codes for MAIRPEALPTDAAALAEMVLALDAENEKLRVAMQTLKEMIFGKRSERLAAIVAEQLALELDDLATGVTSPAPANDDLPATKPAGKPRKKARRNIGALPKHLPRCEQVLEPDTTACPCCQGLLHRIGEDVSEVLDVIPAILRVLRTIRPKYACRGCTDGVVQAKVLPRLIDSGMASTALVAHVVISKFAWYLPLYRQVQILAGQGLHLDRATLAGWVKRAAWWLKSLYELQLRTIQASPRLFCDETPMPVLDPGRHRTRICQFWAHAMDDRPWGGPSPPAVAYVFADGRGTEEIAGQLAGFSGILQVDGYAAYKALARGQGGAIQLAFCLAHARRKFVEVYKTMQSPFAHEVIERLQAVYAIEAEIRGLSAEQRLAARRTRSAPLMEVLKARLTSMLDHLFSQSKLVEAINYTLNHWDGLTLFLRDGRVEVDSNTVERSMRPIAMGRRNSLFSGSEGGAESWAILASLVNTAKLHELDPQAYLADVLERIVSGQTKSHQLHELLPWNWKATRELSARVAA